In the genome of Parus major isolate Abel chromosome 2, Parus_major1.1, whole genome shotgun sequence, one region contains:
- the SLA gene encoding src-like-adapter isoform X1 — MGNAVKTPRASEETNMPSQTGQESDFLAVLYDYPSADISQPIFHVGEKLRVLSDEGGWWRVHSLTTGRENYIPGKYVAKVYHGWLFEGLGREKAEELLQLPNTKVGSFMIRESETRKGLYSLSVRHRQVKHYRIFRLPNNWYYISPRQTFQCLEDLVNHYSEVADGLCCVLTTPCLTQCTNNNTVTNPVPPVVMRNKNFSWRNIHRLEVTEDTKSTLAAMDDSCLSYGLRESIASYLSLTEDDNTSFASARKKKSQSLIYTGSKRKSALHLPPTYYDD; from the exons ATGGGAAATGCTGTGAAAACTCCAAGAGCATCTGAGGAAACAAACATGCCGAGCCAAACGG GTCAGGAGAGTGACTTCCTTGCTGTTCTCTATGACTATCCTTCAGCAGACATAAGCCAACCTATATTTCACGTAGGAGAAAAACTACGTGTGCTATCAGA TGAAGGAGGCTGGTGGAGAGTCCATTCCCTCACAACAGGCCGAGAAAACTATATTCCAGGAAAATATGTAGCAAAGGTTTATCACGG CTGGTTATTTGAAGgcttgggaagagaaaaagcagaggaactTCTACAGTTACCCAACACCAAGGTCGGTTCCTTCATGATCAGAGAGAGTGAAACCAGGAAAG GGTTATATTCCTTGTCAGTGAGGCACAGGCAAGTGAAACATTACAGGATCTTCCGCCTCCCAAATAACTGGTATTACATCTCCCCACGGCAAACCTTCCAGTGCCTCGAAGACCTTGTCAATCACTACTCAG AAGTTGCTGATGGTCTCTGCTGTGTCCTTACAACACCTTGTCTCACCCAGTGCACTAACAACAACACTGTGACGAATCCAGTTCCTCCTGTGGTGATGCGGAATAAAAATTTCAGCTGGAGAAACATTCACAG gCTGGAGGTGACTGAAGATACCAAAAGCACCCTGGCAGCAATGGATGACTCTTGCCTCAGCTATGGCCTGAGGGAAAGCATCGCTTCCTACCTCTCCCTGACTGAGGATGACAACACTTCTTTTGCAAGTGCCAGGAAGAAGAAATCCCAATCTCTCATATACACAGGGAGCAAACGTAAGAGTGCTCTTCACTTGCCACCTACATACTATGACGACTAA
- the SLA gene encoding src-like-adapter isoform X2 — protein sequence MIRESETRKGLYSLSVRHRQVKHYRIFRLPNNWYYISPRQTFQCLEDLVNHYSEVADGLCCVLTTPCLTQCTNNNTVTNPVPPVVMRNKNFSWRNIHRLEVTEDTKSTLAAMDDSCLSYGLRESIASYLSLTEDDNTSFASARKKKSQSLIYTGSKRKSALHLPPTYYDD from the exons ATGATCAGAGAGAGTGAAACCAGGAAAG GGTTATATTCCTTGTCAGTGAGGCACAGGCAAGTGAAACATTACAGGATCTTCCGCCTCCCAAATAACTGGTATTACATCTCCCCACGGCAAACCTTCCAGTGCCTCGAAGACCTTGTCAATCACTACTCAG AAGTTGCTGATGGTCTCTGCTGTGTCCTTACAACACCTTGTCTCACCCAGTGCACTAACAACAACACTGTGACGAATCCAGTTCCTCCTGTGGTGATGCGGAATAAAAATTTCAGCTGGAGAAACATTCACAG gCTGGAGGTGACTGAAGATACCAAAAGCACCCTGGCAGCAATGGATGACTCTTGCCTCAGCTATGGCCTGAGGGAAAGCATCGCTTCCTACCTCTCCCTGACTGAGGATGACAACACTTCTTTTGCAAGTGCCAGGAAGAAGAAATCCCAATCTCTCATATACACAGGGAGCAAACGTAAGAGTGCTCTTCACTTGCCACCTACATACTATGACGACTAA